A single window of Nematostella vectensis chromosome 4, jaNemVect1.1, whole genome shotgun sequence DNA harbors:
- the LOC5506957 gene encoding vitamin K epoxide reductase complex subunit 1, which yields MDKLGGFRMMLCVAGVFLSAYALNVEVSKSNNKDYRAICDISEKISCSKVFSSKYGTGFGLVEPIFGKDSTLNVPNSIFGIMFYTMVFLLGFSRSKLAAQLSVFSAVLSCLGSVYLGCILYFVLQDVCIICISTYVVNACLLVVNSLSLVNLQERTKRKQK from the exons ATGGATAAGCTTGGAGGGTTTCGGATGATGTTGTGTGTGGCCGGTGTCTTTCTTTCGGCTTACGCACTAAATGTGGAGGTTTCAAAGTCTAATAACAAAGATTACCGAGCTATATGTGACATCAGCGAGAAGATCAGTTGCTCCAAGGTGTTTTCCTCCAA GTATGGCACTGGTTTTGGATTGGTAGAGCCAATCTTTGGCAAGGATTCAACCCTGAATGTCCCTAATAGTATTTTTGGAATAATGTTCTACACTATGGTCTTTCTTCTGG GATTTTCCCGAAGCAAGCTTGCGGCTCAGCTTTCAGTTTTCTCTGCTGTTTTATCCTGCCTAGGATCTGTCTATCTGGGATGCATTCTCTATTTTGTTTTGCAAGATGTATGCATTATTTGTATTTCAACGTATGTTGTCAATGCTTGCCTCCTTGTTGTCAACTCGTTGTCCCTTGTTAATTTACAAGAGAGGACAAAgagaaagcaaaaataa